One Marinitoga litoralis DNA window includes the following coding sequences:
- a CDS encoding glycoside hydrolase family 16 protein produces MKKLILLLIIILPLFNYTNRFIYGDDSMEDWQLVFEDNFNEINTDIWKFEIGNGHPRNPGWGNNELQYYTEDNAYIENGYLVIEAKKEKKYDSFGSYNYTSSRIKTQNNFKFKYGKVEVRAKFPFGRGLWPAIWLLGSNITYVGWPLCGEIDIVEFLGHDKYSVYGTVHGPGYSGSKGISRKYTDFDNNFVDNFHTFGIEWDENQISFLVDGNVYSTVKKGILKKRGLSWVFDNNFFLIVNLAVGGNWPGYPDYRTKFPAKMYVDYIKVWQKKEK; encoded by the coding sequence AAAATTAATATTATTATTAATTATCATTTTACCATTATTTAATTATACTAATAGATTTATATATGGAGATGATTCTATGGAAGACTGGCAATTAGTTTTTGAAGACAATTTTAACGAAATTAATACAGACATATGGAAATTTGAAATTGGTAATGGGCATCCTAGAAATCCTGGGTGGGGAAATAATGAATTGCAATATTATACTGAAGATAATGCATATATAGAGAATGGATATTTAGTAATAGAAGCTAAAAAAGAAAAAAAATATGATTCATTTGGTTCATATAATTACACCTCAAGTAGAATAAAAACACAAAATAATTTTAAATTTAAATACGGTAAAGTTGAAGTTAGGGCAAAATTCCCATTTGGTAGAGGATTATGGCCAGCTATTTGGTTATTGGGTAGTAACATTACTTACGTTGGATGGCCATTATGTGGAGAAATAGATATTGTTGAATTTTTAGGTCATGATAAATACTCTGTATACGGTACAGTTCATGGTCCTGGATATTCTGGTTCAAAAGGCATTTCTAGAAAATATACAGATTTTGATAATAATTTTGTGGATAATTTTCATACTTTTGGTATAGAATGGGATGAAAATCAAATATCTTTTTTAGTAGACGGAAATGTATATTCAACAGTAAAAAAAGGAATATTAAAAAAGAGAGGTTTATCATGGGTTTTTGATAATAATTTCTTTTTAATTGTTAACCTTGCTGTTGGGGGTAATTGGCCAGGTTATCCAGATTATAGGACAAAGTTTCCTGCAAAAATGTATGTTGATTATATAAAAGTTTGGCAGAAAAAAGAGAAGTAA